In a single window of the Rhodamnia argentea isolate NSW1041297 chromosome 2, ASM2092103v1, whole genome shotgun sequence genome:
- the LOC115755459 gene encoding phytolongin Phyl1.1 has translation MGTIPNTVHYCSVSRGNRILYAYNEGNPELDNLGALCLENTPSFHRWYFETVGKRTFGFLVEDGYIYFTILDEGLRDRGILQFLEHVRDEFKKIARKGSRGSLSSINSVIVQEKLVPVIQRLITSLEHVPQGCDDWPIEIAALDQAGLSPSPSNMNGENGIGSSTKAPLLGKIGVQEKKKTKDHVVVMRDIELEEHRRSSDRGVKVDSAGLDSTNLSRSGSAVLMQKDYGSMRNRSGSQNIRKRWCRLVRIVLAIDAAVCAVLISIWLMICLRTECMR, from the coding sequence ATGGGTACCATCCCGAATACAGTTCACTATTGTTCCGTGTCAAGGGGAAACAGAATACTTTATGCTTATAATGAGGGCAACCCTGAGCTAGATAATTTGGGCGCCTTGTGCTTGGAAAACACTCCTTCTTTCCATAGATGGTACTTTGAGACTGTGGGTAAGAGGACCTTCGGATTTCTGGTGGAAGATGGTTACATCTATTTCACGATTCTTGATGAGGGTCTCAGGGACCGGGGTATCCTACAGTTCCTTGAGCACGTGAGGGACGAGTTCAAGAAGATTGCTAGAAAGGGCTCTAGGGGAAGTTTGTCGAGTATTAACTCGGTCATAGTACAGGAAAAGCTAGTACCTGTAATACAGCGCTTGATAACTTCGTTGGAGCATGTTCCTCAGGGTTGTGATGACTGGCCAATTGAAATTGCTGCATTGGATCAGGCAGGGTTGTCCCCGTCGCCAAGTAACATGAATGGGGAAAATGGAATTGGTAGCTCCACTAAAGCCCCTTTGTTGGGCAAGATCGGTGtgcaagagaagaagaagaccaaggATCATGTTGTTGTGATGCGGGATATTGAATTGGAGGAGCACCGGAGGTCATCCGACAGAGGAGTCAAAGTTGATTCTGCTGGCCTGGACTCTACCAACCTAAGCAGATCAGGTTCTGCAGTTTTAATGCAGAAGGATTATGGTTCCATGAGGAATAGATCAGGTTCACAAAACATTAGAAAGAGATGGTGCCGCCTAGTTCGCATTGTTCTTGCCATTGATGCTGCTGTCTGTGCAGTTCTCATTTCCATTTGGTTGATGATTTGTCTCCGAACTGAATGCATGCGCTGA
- the LOC115755474 gene encoding RNA-binding protein 24 isoform X3: MTPANLTGQFGDTTYTKVFVGGLAWETQKDTMKKYFEQFGEILEAVVITDKATGRSKGYGFVTFREPEAAMRACVDASPVIDGRRANCNLACLGLQRSKPSTPKTGGGGRNMRGMSGFQTGGFHGGVGAAFASAATFPHYALQQGFPYSLYAGYSSYSPDYTYPTVQSYYSVYGGAAAQYPMYGTGPSGLMNGAATAFYPYLHLAGEGSSGGSGYSSGQNYGVQYPHHLFHYSAINSTSGYPAQHYAAPVSLAPTPALHSVCFAVPQA; this comes from the exons atgactccGGCGAATTTGACAGGGCAGTTCGGGGACACCACGTACACCAAGGTGTTTGTGGGAGGGCTGGCTTGGGAGACGCAGAAGGACACCATGAAGAAGTACTTTGAACAGTTCGGGGAGATTCTGGAGGCCGTCGTCATCACTGATAAGGCCACCGGAAGGTCCAAAGGATACGGCTTC gtgacGTTTCGAGAGCCAGAAGCTGCGATGAGAGCGTGCGTGGATGCGTCCCCAGTGATAGATGGGAGGAGAGCTAACTGCAATCTTGCTTGCCTTGGCCTCCAAAGATCCAAACCCTCCACGCCCAAAACCG GTGGAGGAGGGAGGAACATGAGGGGAATGAGCGGATTCCAGACAGGAGGGTTTCATGGAGGAGTGGGAGCAGCTTTTGCTTCTGCAGCAACCTTCCCCCATTATGCGCTCCAACAAGGCTTCCCATATAGTCTCTATGCtgg GTACTCCTCCTATTCACCAGACTACACTTACCCCACG GTCCAGAGCTACTACAGCGTGTATGGAGGAGCTGCTGCCCAGTACCCGATGTACGGGACCGGGCCAAGTGGGCTCATGAATGGCGCGGCGACGGCGTTTTACCCGTATCTGCATCTCGCTGGGGAAGGGAGCAGCGGAGGGTCGGGCTACAGTTCGGGCCAGAACTACGGAGTCCAGTACCCACACCACCTCTTCCACTACTCGGCCATCAACTCGACCTCGGGCTACCCGGCGCAGCACTATGCAGCCCCTGTGTCGCTCGCGCCCACTCCTGCTCTTCATTCAG TGTGTTTTGCTGTGCCACAGGCGTGA
- the LOC115755474 gene encoding RNA-binding protein 24 isoform X2, with the protein MTPANLTGQFGDTTYTKVFVGGLAWETQKDTMKKYFEQFGEILEAVVITDKATGRSKGYGFVTFREPEAAMRACVDASPVIDGRRANCNLACLGLQRSKPSTPKTGGGGRNMRGMSGFQTGGFHGGVGAAFASAATFPHYALQQGFPYSLYAGYSSYSPDYTYPTSYYSVYGGAAAQYPMYGTGPSGLMNGAATAFYPYLHLAGEGSSGGSGYSSGQNYGVQYPHHLFHYSAINSTSGYPAQHYAAPVSLAPTPALHSGVTMALPAPIPHR; encoded by the exons atgactccGGCGAATTTGACAGGGCAGTTCGGGGACACCACGTACACCAAGGTGTTTGTGGGAGGGCTGGCTTGGGAGACGCAGAAGGACACCATGAAGAAGTACTTTGAACAGTTCGGGGAGATTCTGGAGGCCGTCGTCATCACTGATAAGGCCACCGGAAGGTCCAAAGGATACGGCTTC gtgacGTTTCGAGAGCCAGAAGCTGCGATGAGAGCGTGCGTGGATGCGTCCCCAGTGATAGATGGGAGGAGAGCTAACTGCAATCTTGCTTGCCTTGGCCTCCAAAGATCCAAACCCTCCACGCCCAAAACCG GTGGAGGAGGGAGGAACATGAGGGGAATGAGCGGATTCCAGACAGGAGGGTTTCATGGAGGAGTGGGAGCAGCTTTTGCTTCTGCAGCAACCTTCCCCCATTATGCGCTCCAACAAGGCTTCCCATATAGTCTCTATGCtgg GTACTCCTCCTATTCACCAGACTACACTTACCCCACG AGCTACTACAGCGTGTATGGAGGAGCTGCTGCCCAGTACCCGATGTACGGGACCGGGCCAAGTGGGCTCATGAATGGCGCGGCGACGGCGTTTTACCCGTATCTGCATCTCGCTGGGGAAGGGAGCAGCGGAGGGTCGGGCTACAGTTCGGGCCAGAACTACGGAGTCCAGTACCCACACCACCTCTTCCACTACTCGGCCATCAACTCGACCTCGGGCTACCCGGCGCAGCACTATGCAGCCCCTGTGTCGCTCGCGCCCACTCCTGCTCTTCATTCAG GCGTGACGATGGCTCTGCCTGCCCCGATACCACATCGCTAG
- the LOC115755460 gene encoding RING-H2 finger protein ATL58 isoform X2 — protein sequence MSSETETSSSSDPPPERCCSSSPGSSLTELKLYQAFIFSVPIVFTFVLLFSFYLFYLRRRRADWVSLRMRASRPIDGQNVDVPRPEVGLRKELREMLPVIVYKESFSVNDSQFVKKQILRNLSRKMVFSTKKQTFNSLFLKLNSILEWLEDG from the exons ATGTCCTCCGAGACTGAGACCAGTTCGAGCTCGGACCCTCCTCCAGAGCGCTGCTGCTCTTCTTCCCCCGGCTCCAGCTTGACTGAGCTGAAGCTGTACCAGGCCTTCATCTTCTCCGTCCCCATCGTCTTCACTTTCgtccttctcttctccttctacTTGTTCTACCTCCGCCGCCGAAGGGCCGATTGGGTCTCCCTTCGCATGCGCGCTTCTCGACCGATCGATGGGCAAAACGTTGACGTCCCCAGA CCTGAAGTGGGCCTGAGGAAAGAACTGAGAGAGATGCTTCCCGTCATTGTGTATAAAGAGAGCTTCTCGGTCAATGACTCACA GTTTGTGAAGAAACAGATACTACGCAATCTCAGCAGGAAAATGGTGTTCTCAACGAAGAAACAGACTTTCAACTCATTGTTCTTGAAACTGAACAGCATCCTTGAATGGCTCGAGGATGGTTAA
- the LOC115755460 gene encoding RING-H2 finger protein ATL7 isoform X1: protein MSSETETSSSSDPPPERCCSSSPGSSLTELKLYQAFIFSVPIVFTFVLLFSFYLFYLRRRRADWVSLRMRASRPIDGQNVDVPRPEVGLRKELREMLPVIVYKESFSVNDSQCSVCLGDYEAEDRLQQVPACGHTFHMGCIDHWLATHTTCPLCRVSLLAPTNRSVEVQTEAGCGSSDQDVLQVCEETDTTQSQQENGVLNEETDFQLIVLETEQHP, encoded by the exons ATGTCCTCCGAGACTGAGACCAGTTCGAGCTCGGACCCTCCTCCAGAGCGCTGCTGCTCTTCTTCCCCCGGCTCCAGCTTGACTGAGCTGAAGCTGTACCAGGCCTTCATCTTCTCCGTCCCCATCGTCTTCACTTTCgtccttctcttctccttctacTTGTTCTACCTCCGCCGCCGAAGGGCCGATTGGGTCTCCCTTCGCATGCGCGCTTCTCGACCGATCGATGGGCAAAACGTTGACGTCCCCAGA CCTGAAGTGGGCCTGAGGAAAGAACTGAGAGAGATGCTTCCCGTCATTGTGTATAAAGAGAGCTTCTCGGTCAATGACTCACA ATGTTCAGTGTGTCTCGGGGACTACGAGGCCGAGGATAGACTTCAACAAGTACCGGCATGTGGTCATACTTTTCACATGGGTTGCATTGACCATTGGCTTGCCACCCACACGACCTGCCCCCTTTGCCGCGTCTCTCTTCTTGCTCCTACAAATAGGTCCGTTGAGGTCCAAACAGAAGCAGGATGTGGATCTTCTGATCAAGATGTTCTGCAGGTTTGTGAAGAAACAGATACTACGCAATCTCAGCAGGAAAATGGTGTTCTCAACGAAGAAACAGACTTTCAACTCATTGTTCTTGAAACTGAACAGCATCCTTGA
- the LOC115755474 gene encoding RNA-binding protein 24 isoform X1 produces MTPANLTGQFGDTTYTKVFVGGLAWETQKDTMKKYFEQFGEILEAVVITDKATGRSKGYGFVTFREPEAAMRACVDASPVIDGRRANCNLACLGLQRSKPSTPKTGGGGRNMRGMSGFQTGGFHGGVGAAFASAATFPHYALQQGFPYSLYAGYSSYSPDYTYPTVQSYYSVYGGAAAQYPMYGTGPSGLMNGAATAFYPYLHLAGEGSSGGSGYSSGQNYGVQYPHHLFHYSAINSTSGYPAQHYAAPVSLAPTPALHSGVTMALPAPIPHR; encoded by the exons atgactccGGCGAATTTGACAGGGCAGTTCGGGGACACCACGTACACCAAGGTGTTTGTGGGAGGGCTGGCTTGGGAGACGCAGAAGGACACCATGAAGAAGTACTTTGAACAGTTCGGGGAGATTCTGGAGGCCGTCGTCATCACTGATAAGGCCACCGGAAGGTCCAAAGGATACGGCTTC gtgacGTTTCGAGAGCCAGAAGCTGCGATGAGAGCGTGCGTGGATGCGTCCCCAGTGATAGATGGGAGGAGAGCTAACTGCAATCTTGCTTGCCTTGGCCTCCAAAGATCCAAACCCTCCACGCCCAAAACCG GTGGAGGAGGGAGGAACATGAGGGGAATGAGCGGATTCCAGACAGGAGGGTTTCATGGAGGAGTGGGAGCAGCTTTTGCTTCTGCAGCAACCTTCCCCCATTATGCGCTCCAACAAGGCTTCCCATATAGTCTCTATGCtgg GTACTCCTCCTATTCACCAGACTACACTTACCCCACG GTCCAGAGCTACTACAGCGTGTATGGAGGAGCTGCTGCCCAGTACCCGATGTACGGGACCGGGCCAAGTGGGCTCATGAATGGCGCGGCGACGGCGTTTTACCCGTATCTGCATCTCGCTGGGGAAGGGAGCAGCGGAGGGTCGGGCTACAGTTCGGGCCAGAACTACGGAGTCCAGTACCCACACCACCTCTTCCACTACTCGGCCATCAACTCGACCTCGGGCTACCCGGCGCAGCACTATGCAGCCCCTGTGTCGCTCGCGCCCACTCCTGCTCTTCATTCAG GCGTGACGATGGCTCTGCCTGCCCCGATACCACATCGCTAG
- the LOC115755474 gene encoding RNA-binding protein 24 isoform X4, protein MTPANLTGQFGDTTYTKVFVGGLAWETQKDTMKKYFEQFGEILEAVVITDKATGRSKGYGFVTFREPEAAMRACVDASPVIDGRRANCNLACLGLQRSKPSTPKTGGGGRNMRGMSGFQTGGFHGGVGAAFASAATFPHYALQQGFPYSLYAGYSSYSPDYTYPTSYYSVYGGAAAQYPMYGTGPSGLMNGAATAFYPYLHLAGEGSSGGSGYSSGQNYGVQYPHHLFHYSAINSTSGYPAQHYAAPVSLAPTPALHSVCFAVPQA, encoded by the exons atgactccGGCGAATTTGACAGGGCAGTTCGGGGACACCACGTACACCAAGGTGTTTGTGGGAGGGCTGGCTTGGGAGACGCAGAAGGACACCATGAAGAAGTACTTTGAACAGTTCGGGGAGATTCTGGAGGCCGTCGTCATCACTGATAAGGCCACCGGAAGGTCCAAAGGATACGGCTTC gtgacGTTTCGAGAGCCAGAAGCTGCGATGAGAGCGTGCGTGGATGCGTCCCCAGTGATAGATGGGAGGAGAGCTAACTGCAATCTTGCTTGCCTTGGCCTCCAAAGATCCAAACCCTCCACGCCCAAAACCG GTGGAGGAGGGAGGAACATGAGGGGAATGAGCGGATTCCAGACAGGAGGGTTTCATGGAGGAGTGGGAGCAGCTTTTGCTTCTGCAGCAACCTTCCCCCATTATGCGCTCCAACAAGGCTTCCCATATAGTCTCTATGCtgg GTACTCCTCCTATTCACCAGACTACACTTACCCCACG AGCTACTACAGCGTGTATGGAGGAGCTGCTGCCCAGTACCCGATGTACGGGACCGGGCCAAGTGGGCTCATGAATGGCGCGGCGACGGCGTTTTACCCGTATCTGCATCTCGCTGGGGAAGGGAGCAGCGGAGGGTCGGGCTACAGTTCGGGCCAGAACTACGGAGTCCAGTACCCACACCACCTCTTCCACTACTCGGCCATCAACTCGACCTCGGGCTACCCGGCGCAGCACTATGCAGCCCCTGTGTCGCTCGCGCCCACTCCTGCTCTTCATTCAG TGTGTTTTGCTGTGCCACAGGCGTGA